The genomic region ATGTCTCGTTTCTGGATAAACCTGTCACCAATTTACCATTATTAGCATTAAAACATGTGCTTTTCTGCATGAATATAAATGGTGACATATACACTGCATGCTCTAAATGTTACCGCTCTAAGGAGTAAATGTAACCATAATATTAATGCTTAATTGGTCTTAATATAATATGGCACAATGTAACCATATTAGCTTATGTTGCTACACACTAAGATGGTAACATTTATGTAAGAATGTGGTGACACGAGAAAATATGACACAATGTAACCATGTTAGATTATGTTGCTACACACTAAGATGGTAACATTTATTTAAGAATGTAGTGACATGACAAAATATGACACAATGTAACCATGTTACCTTATGTTGCTACACACTAAGATGGTAACATTATTGATGTAGGAACGTGGTGATACAAGACAATATGAAACAATGTAACCATGTTCTCTTATGTTGCTATACACTAAGATGATAACATTGTAATACATTTTCCTTTAAACAAATATGTGACTATGTTTATGCAAATATGTTATTATGGTGACAATTGTATAATCAGTCTAAGATAGGTACATATGTATGATAATGTGGTCACATTCACCAATTATGTTAACAAGTTAATAATATTGGTACATTTCTCAAACATAGATATACATATCTTTGATAAGGTGATCACATTTTCAGCAGTCACATATAAATGTCCATGTTTAGTatattatgtttacatgttaagaATAATTTGTAATGCCAAAAATCATAATATTATTTGCACATCTCTTTGTTAAGGCGGTGACATTTTCAACAATCAATTACATGTCACCATGTTCAGTttattatgtttacatgttaagaAAAGTTTAAAACATAATTGGTACATTTGTGGCTAAGCTGGTCACATTGTTAATATAACAATCACTTATATATTAAGAAATGATATCATCTTAGTCTAAAATGTTCCACTTTTGTAGCTTTTATTCCAAGTAAACACCCTTAAAGATCAGTATCTATGACAAGAGCAACCAAATTTTAAGAtttagttaaaatggtaacactgAACTCTAAAATTGTCAGACTGTACGCTAAAATGGTAATATATATGAAGATTAGTACCTATGAAAAGAGCGACCAAATTTTAAGCTTAGGTTAAAATGGTAACACTGAACTCTAAATTTGTCACATTGTAAGCTAAACTGGTAACATATATGAAATAAAGATCAATATCTATGACAAGAACAACCAAATTTTAAGCTTTAGTTAAAATGCCAACACTGAACGCTAAAATGGTCAAACTGTTGTTATCACCTTAGTCTGAAAACATATATGGATACAAATGGTGATATAAAGGTATGTAACCATTTTAAAGACTCTTAAAATGTAAATATAATTGGATACAAATGGTGACATGAGAATATTTGTACAATGTTGTCATTTTAGAGTACAGTGTTATCATTTGAATAAAATTAGTCTGCAATTattttaaatcaaacaaacataatTATAAATAGCAACACACTCAAATATAGTTACATTTTCAACAAATGTGGTCACATTATCACACGAAGGCGGTTACATTTTTCTCATGTTATGGCAAATTTATTCCAGATTAAAGTCATACCGTCTTCCACGCATCTCGATCTCTTGCTCTTCTTTTTCGCGTCAGCACCTAACGACGACGTCAAGCGCTTCTACATAACAAGTAAAATGCATTAGTAGTACACACAAACAAATCTAGTATTAACCAACAAAACTTGTTATGATTTTTTACAAAGAAACTAAGATCTTGAATTAAGATTTTTTACAAATGAAACAAAAATTAGTATACCAcaaaaattaataattaaattaatgtGAAAGTTTTAACAAATGAAACTAAGATTATAACATTATTTGCCAAAAAAATATCACCAAAAATTGTGAGTTATGAATTAAAACCAACATGTTCAACATAATACCTTCAATTGCTTTTTTTCACAAGCTTCTTGGTTGGTATTTTAGCTTTGTGAAGATCTTAAACTGAAAATGTTGCCACCTTAGTTCGACCGAGCTGAAGATGTGACTAAGACGGAGAGATGATCGAAGATCGTCAGGATGAAGATCTTGATGAGGGAGATATAGATTTTGAGGTTTTGTCTTGGGGAAGTTAGAAAAGATGAAGATTTTCAGATTATACCACTTTATTTTTTGCGAGTTGAAGATAGTGAGTTATAAGAGATGACGAAGGTAGAAGATGAACATATTGAGGGAGATGAAGATTgactttttttttgggttttcagAGAAACAATATTATTTTGGTTTTCAAAATGAAAGAAGAGTGAGGAAGTGACGTAATGAGTAATGGACACAAAAGTCTTCATagctgtaacaccccaagttattgagagtaaggttgtcccacatcgggaaattgagaaggttgtgatatgtttataagggatttcacccaccacttagtaacaaggccttgtacttttgggcttaagtgaggacaagtaatgggctcaaaggtacatatcccatcttattgggttgtgttacgaccgtggtgggtcgggttgttataatagCCCCATGTTTTGCATGaaaacaaattttattttttatttttttattgtgtAATGTCACATCagatattaattaattaacatgCAAAATGGATCACTTATATCCATATAAACATAATATGGTATGTATCCGCCCCGTCTCCAGCCTGTGACGGATAActtccgtcacaaatgagaatttgtgattaaaTGGCCATGGGTCAAAATTTGTGGAGCGGGCCTTCATGGTCATAGATCATCCACTTTAAAAATTCCAGTTGTCCACCACGTAGTTACAGAACTATCACTTTCAAGTCTCGTATAATCTTCCCTAATCATCATTTGCGTAAGAAATATGGTGACCAAATGAATATACAGTTACTATTTCTACACTATCATGGATCAAAACTTAAAATTATTTCACGAGTGTTTATATTTTACTATACTTTTCCAAAGTAGATTCAGGGTCGTTACATTCACCTTCCTGacttcctccttttttttttttttttttttttttttttttttttcgggtaAGTGTAAAAAAAACAATTACATTCTCATAGCCCTACTTGCTAGACTATGAGCGCGTTTATTAAAATTTTTAGGTACGAAACTAAAACATGAACGCTGAAACGAAGCTAACACAACAACAATGTCCTAAAGCACTCTTGCGGTAAGATGATAAACCTTTTCGATTCCCGCAATCTGCAATAGAAATTGAAGACAATATGAGAAGATATCAACATGTAGGAACCCGCTATTAGAGGACCACTCAAGACCTCCCGAATACCCAGAGTTTCTGCTTGGAGAGCCGATTCAGTCATGAACCTAGTGCCACCTTCATAAATAACACTACCCATCGTGACTATTGGCAATCCAACCTGCCGAGTATAATGATTATCCCGACAACTTGCATCCACTTTGATTCTCGAACAATGATACGAATTACCATTCCCAATTAGATAGAAAGGATAACAACTTTTAATCCTATCTTTAACTTCATCATACGGTTCATGTCATGGTTAGCAGATTATCGCCTTTTAACAattttttatttactttcatttttgttttgtttttttccaGATGAGCGCACTATCTCGCGAGCAATAAGAATCGAACTCCAATATCACGGGAAGAAGAAAGCTTTAACGCTCCCAAACAGCCCCCAACCCCACCCCAGCCTACGCCACAAGCACCCCTGGCTCAGGTGGGGGTCAGAAAAGACCTTTCGTTTTGCCTCCTTCGTCGGCCCTTGGAATAAGAGAGCTCTGATATCAATACACATTGTTTGTCTAATATATTCAATATTGTAAGTTAGGTAAAGTTTTAAAGTGATCAATTGTTACACTTACACAAACAATGATTACATTTATATGGTAATCATCTAGATAATTAATCATGTGGTAAAAAAACTTTTTAAAACAAATTTGAAAGTTTGGATTATTTTTATCACTTATATTAGTTTCATTTGCTCGAAAGTCtaaacataaattttcaataattTTCCCGTTTACAGCAGGTTACGAGTCTTAACCCCAAAATGTACGGGttattatcaatcaaatcatTTTTAGGGTTTGGATTATTTTCGGACGGGTAATGATCGATTATTAACATCGGATCATCTTTTGACGGTCTAGTTTGAATAAATACCCGGGATGAATATACCCAACGCTCATGGGGACCATGTCTGAAATGGACTACACCCAATTTCATAACCTGGCTGCTAAAGgtcgtcgacaatttactaattatcgtcgacaattttaatgaacttcctaatctacccctccctcacactcccccttatATTTTTCATATTCTCCAAAAATCAACCTTTCCCActtcaaaattttaaaaaaaaacccGACTCACATAACAACAAAAAACCGTTTCAACCACATCATTTCCGTCatcaaatttttgaaaaaaaatatcgTAATTTAATTTACGAACTTTTCgaataaaacggttttaaacatatCGACTAATGACGGTAACAACAATCAAGCTAGTAACGATGTTCAAGAGATATGTTTACGTTTCAAGTTTATGATTTAACGAACGGATTAGCGATTATCGATTCACGCACCCAAaactaatttaagacggaaattaataattttttttttaaaaaaaaaattgttgaaaaagggcctggatgaagaaatttttcgtccaggcCATGGTCCGCAATAAAGAAATTTTTCGTCGGACCATGGTCGGACAAAAATATTTTTCGCCCGGACCAGTCAAGacggaaaatattttcgtccaAACCCAGGTCCAGACGAAAAATAATTtcgtccggaaaaaaaaaaaaaaatttttttttttttaaaaaaaaaaaatttttttaaaaaaaaaaaaaaaaaattcccggacgaaaatatttttcgtctggacctgggtctggacgaaaatattttccgtCTGGACCTGGGTTtggacgaaaatattttccgtctgaaccatggtctggacgaaaaatttctttgtccggaccttggtctggacgaaaatgtttttcgtccggaattttttttttttttttttttttgaaaaaaataatcattttctgacttagattaatttttggtgCGGTAATCGATAATCGATAATCCGTTCTAACCATAACGATTCTATTCTAAACTACCTAAatcgattgttttttttttaaaaaaaaaacttatttttccgtcttgttttgttatcgatctcgttcatgttgttaattacaaatcccacttttttttttttgaaaaaccgtcttttttttttgttggagagattttagtgagacggaaattgatttgtgttttagtgagacggaaattgacttgtgttttagtgagacggaaattgagtcgtgttttagtgagacggaaatggagttatgttatgaagggcaaacttggaaatttacattaaatgtcgacgataattagtaaattgtcgacgacATATAGCAGGACCCTTTCATAAACGAGTGTATCACAACTTTACAAATGTATCAGACAAATCAACATTTAAGATACTGCAGTACAAACTTAAAAAATGACAAAATTTGAGACAATTTAGTTAAGCAAACAGGTCATTTTCCAGCCAATCACTACTTCTCTTTTCATTTTTTACAATCACACAAAACCCAGATCCAAATTTCtccaataaaattaaataaatttactGTTAATGCTGAACAAATCAGCATTACAAAATACCCAAAAAAAAGAGACAATTTCCTCTAAATTACGGTCAACTCACCAAAATTCATTAATTTGGATGATTTCTGAAGTGGGTTTGTGAAAATTTTGATGTTTTTGTAATAAAGTTAGGAACTTTGGTTAGTTTTGGGTGAAATTTTTCTGGGTATTTGTTAATCTGTGCGATTATGATAAAGGGTAGGAGTTTATATCATAATAATCGTCAATTAAGTACGGTTAAAAGCAATGTACAGCAGTAATTTGAAAGGGGTTATACTAGCATGTGTGTCAAGTGCTTTTATTGGATCCAGTTTTATCATCAAGAAGAAGGGTCTTAAACGTGCTGGTGCTTCGGGTCGTCGTGCCGGTATATTTTCCGTCTTTTTAATTTTCCGACTCCCCCTTACCTCGCAATTTATGATAGCATTTGGGGTAATTATGTTGATAATGATGTGAGCTAATGATTGGTGTTTATTGTTTGGTTGAAGGTGTTGGTGGTTATGGATATTTGTTTGAACCACTTTGGTGGGTAGGCATGATCACTAGTAAGTTATCTCTTTTTTGCTCCATTTTATGTAATTTGTTGGTTAATGtagtttaattatgttgaattTGGAATGGTTTCGAAAGATGGGATTTTGATGATGGTGGACTTGGTGGTTGATGACATTGTGGATGATAAGGCACAAATTGTGAAATCTTAGTGGTATCATGTAACTTGAGCTATGAGATGGACTGATTTGGAGTTTGTATGTGGGATTAATGTGGGATGATTCGATAATGTACATGAAGTTCTAAGTGATGCAATTAGGATTGCTTGGATTGTAGGGAATCATTACTAGGGTAATGCAGGTCAACATGAATATAAAAAGGAGAAAAGCGGTGGTGGCAAGTGGTGGTGGAAAGTGTAAAGAGGTGGTGATGGGGGAGCTATTACCCACATATGTGGGGAATGCATTACTCGCTTCTCCCCTAGGGGAATGCACTACCACCATATGAAGGTAATAGTCCCCCCACTCCTCATCTCTTTCCACCCACCATCAACTTTAACACTTGGGTTTGACCTCCATTACCCTAGTGATACTCACCCTTAATCCAAGCGAGCCGTAGAGTTTTCTGCAACTTGCTTTCTCCTCGGAATTTCTTGTGCTATGGCAATTGACTGCTTTGAATTCTGTAGATTTCAATTGTGTTTAGGTCGTTTACTCACGCTATTCAATTGCTGCAAAGTGTACACCGACGTGCAAGTGATAAGAAAATGTTTTTGACAGTTTCCTCTTATCATAGTTTAATAGAGAAGTGTTGGAGTTTTTGTGGTTTTACTTTTCGGAGAAAGGACCAATCTTGGTGCTTGTTTAAGTTTTTCGTCCCGGATTTAAATTACTTATTCCTGCATTTTGGGATAAACTTTTTTGGGCAGTGATTGTTGGAGAAATTGCTAATTTTGTCGCTTACATTTATGCGCCTGCTGCTCTAGTGACGCCACTTGGTGCACTGAGTATAATTGTTAGGTAAGTTTTACTTGCTCTAATTGGAATGTATTATACCAATAATCAACAAAGTAGCTGTCAAAACATGCTTGTAACTCGTCCGTGATTTGAACAGTGCTGTTTTGGCCGATTGTTTATTGGATGAAAAGCTAAAGAAGATGGGAATGCTTGGGTGTCTTCTATGCATAGTGGGTTCAACAATCATTGTACTTCATGCACCAGGAGAGCGTGAACTAAATTCTGTTGATGAAATATGGGGATTAGCTATTCAACCAGGTTTCACCACATACTCTAACCAAAAGCTTTCTCATTTCTCATCACCCTTTTGTCTAATTTTTTACTTGTTTATGCAACCCAGCTTTCCTGTTGTACACGGCATCTGTTATAGCTGTAGCTGTGGTGTTAGTCTTGTACTGTGCTCCTCGGTACGGTCAAACCAACATATTGGTTTATATAGGCATATGCTCAATAGTTGGATCGCTTACTGTAAGTTTTTTCGTGCTCTTtatattaaaatatatttcatttctttttgtaTATTTGTTTTTCACATTGTCCAAGTATTATGCTACTTAATTTTGTCGTGTATGCTTTGTAGGTAATGAGTGTTAAAGCTATTGGCATTGCAATTAAACTCACCCTAGATGGTGCAAATCAATTCAAATACTTCCAGTCATGGATTTTTGGAATGGTTTCTGTGACATGTATTATTGTTCAACTAAATTTCCTAAATATGGTATGTATTTCATTGCCAAACAACACAATGTCCACTAATGTGCTTGCACAGTTGCACCCCTACCCCTGCAAGATTGACATTGGTTGCTTTCAAACTCTAATTTCATCACGCTCAAAATCACTGGTTCTaatatactccctctgtttttttatatatgactttctcacatttcgagacactaactcctctcttcaatatctcttaaaatataagactaaataatatgatatgtatactcatatgaaagagcatttcgtaaggaatttaacggtaacatttttataatttttgaacaaatatatttctctaaatattaaagtcaaagacttacctcgtaaatgtaaaacgtcatatattaaaaaatggagggagtattttattTCACTTAGAATTTTTTTCATAATATTCGCTAGTCTCTGGCTTTCAAACATGATGTAATAAGGAAAACTGGCTAACTAAAACCGACTGCTCTTTTAATATTGCGAGTAATTGTAGATCTATGTTATTTGCTTCTTAATTTTCATTACGGTTCATCCAAAAATCTCTCTTTGTTCAACACTGGATTAGCCCGTGTACATCCGACTTAATTTTCATTACAGTTAATTTTATTTGTTGGTTAGAGAAAATGGATTTGGAGAGAAGGAAAGACAGATCTTTCCGTTTCCCTCCCTTTAAGCAAATTAAAATCCCTCCAAGATAAAGAATTTTGGTGGAAAGACTTATTGCTCCAATCTCCTTTCCCTCCTCTTTTTTGTATCCTCACACACTCTGAGGCCTGTGCCTGATCTTGATGCAAGAGGAAACTAGAGAAAGCAACTAAAAGATGAGATTTTTAACATTTGTCACGCCACTCATATGCTGTTTATGCttcacaagtcacaacaacagTCATTTTAATATACGTGCAAGTGCTGGGTCATTTGAGTATCTTGTGAAATACCAGATCTCTCCTAGTTTATGTTGTATTCTAGATTAGACATTGGCAATTATTTGGTGCCTTAGTAAAAACATGGCAGCTTGTGAGTTGTAACTAGGGGTTCTTACGTATGTTATTTCAGCTTGATTTATGACAAGTTGTTGAGGTTGTAAGATTGAATTGTCAATTTTTTCGTTGAAATCAGATGGCTAATATGAAATTTTCCTCAACTTCTGTAGTTCTGCTTGTTTCTTATTTCTTTCACCAAACTTAAAATATTTCTCGTGTTTTGCACATGAAGGAGCCGTGGACACCCCCCtccccccctttttttttctcGAGTTCCTTTGAACCGACCATTTTTAGCCTTTCATATCTCTCTGATTAGGAATGGCTCTTTGAATAGCAAATCGCCTATCCAAATACTCGAGCATTTCACTCATGTAAATACTCCATGTGGGATGTGAAATTGTAAATAGTTTGGTTGATAATAACTTTACGTAATCTGTGAAGTCTATATGGCACAAAGTTGAATATGGTATTAGTGCGGCCATGAACTCTATCTTGAACATTCTGCTGAGCCAAATTTTGAGCCTACAAAATTTGAAGCCCATCATCTGTATCTTAATGCTCCATGTATttatatggcacaaagttgtgttTAAGATGTATAAATTCGTTAAGCAATGTCCTTTTGAGTTTATAATACCCTAATTTCTCTCTATTAAGATGGACTTCAATTTCTGTTCACGATTGAATATCAGCAAAGTTAATTGCAATGATGAGGTGTTCTAAGCAACTATAGAAGTACTCCCTCCACATTTTAATGTTCTTCCCATTTCTCCATTATATGTGAGTagtattataatgaaatgggaagaaCATAAAAATGTGGAGGAAGTACAAGAGATAATCTCATTTGAAAAATAGGGGTGACATTCTGATGTAATATTTGGAATTACTAGCCTATCGTGATTATTTAAAATTCTTTTTACCAGCTCTGTTATTTGTCATTCATATCAAATTGCATACATAGGAATAAAGAGTAACACTGATCAATGGATAAGGGCTTAAAGATAAAAGCTTTGTAGGTTTAGACTTTAGGTGAAGTACTAAATATGTGACGCTTAAGCCAAGGGCGGTACTGCCGGTACCTAGTAGAGTGGGGAAGGTTCCATGTCATAAttccattgttttttttttttcgtcttgttGATGTTTGTGTATCAAGGATAATGCCTTGCTGAATCTATCTTGTGTGTTTTTTCTCCTTCTGTTGCCTCGTTCCCGCCTTTGATACACTCAGCACGTTGTGCTTTGGTTAATCTAATATGGGATTTGGAAATACTTTCAGGCACTTGATACATTCAATACAGCTGTGGTGTCGCCAATCTATTATGCACTATTTACCTCTTTTACTATCCTTGCTAGTGCAATAATGTTCAAGGTAAGCTCTTTGCATGAACTGCCAATCTGACATGCATATATTTTGCATATAATATGTACTGATGATTTTCTACATGGATTTCGCTCGAATGGTAGGATTATTATGGTCAAAGTGCGAGTGATATCGCATCAGAGCTTTGTGGATTCATCACTGTGCTCTCTGGTACTACAATCTTGCATAGTACAAGAGACCCTGATCAACCGATTACAGGTTTGTCATCTGGCTTTTCTCCCTATCTTATGTTGGAGATTTTGGTAGGTATAAGCTTTAGAGAACATAATGTTCAAAACGTAAGATGCCAAAATATTTTGCAATGATTTTATTTATGTTGTTACTGAGCCTTATCTAGAGTAacattgaatttttttttcaaaaacaaaatcgCTGAAAAGTTAATGATGTTAGATTTAAGTCAATttctgaatgaaaaacaatagttttttttatctatttttttttaataatggaTATCAAATTGACATGTTCTGTCGAGAAAATCTTCACAATGAACACCGAGTAGGGGGATTCAGACGTCTTCTTTAAAGTAAATTATCTGCGCGGATATTCCCTTTTGCTTCTGCCCAAGTAAAATGCAAGCTTTAATAGAGTCTTGCACTTCCAACTCGCACTTGATGAAAGTTATATTCCTGGGGCTTTTCTAGTAGATAACAGAATAGTCATTCCCTTGTGGGACATATTTTCCGTTCAAAGTAACTCCAAAAGCCTCGGATTTGAGGATTACTCCCACTTTGGTGCTGCCATTCCTTTGATGAacaaacgtttttttttttccctttgcAATGGATAATATACGTGAACCTATAGCTATAAACCTTATACCTGATACCGAACATAGTTCTAGTATTGTTTCATGGAATTTGTTACTTGACCAATATTTGCTGAAACTTGTGAATATTGGGGTCGTCGTGGCTGTTGTGACTTTCGATGGTGATCTAAGGGGTGAATATGATTTAGAAAGTGAGTTTTTTTTAATCTCTAGATGTCCCAAGCAAATGAATTTTCGAAGTCTTATGCTACAACTTTGTGGCAGCTGGAAAAATGAGAGCTATTATCCCAGTTTCTAAGCTTCCGCCTATGGGAGGGTAAGGAGCGTCAGAAGTAAGTAGATTTACAGGGATTACCCATGAGAGACTGCTACTTATACAAGAAGCACAACCAGTTTAACGAGTAGTTTTGCTTTATTCAATTGTAATACAACACCCGAGAAGAGTGATGGAAATGGAAAAAGGAACTGGGACTCTCATTTCCAAAGAAATTTCCAATAATGCGAACTATGGTGTTAATTCTAGGCTTCTAGCCTTTGACATTGCGAGAGGCAATATCGGCTGCGTTAATGATGGATGATGCAACGACCTAGATTAAGCCGATTCAGAGAACAAGTGTAAAATCAAGATGTAAGGACTAGGAGTTCCTAGGATGGATGCGGTGAGAACTTATAGTGCCTGCTTCTAAGCCTAGCTATTAAAGGAAGAGGCACAAATATACGACTAATGAGTTGGTCAAGTTGCTTGGAAATGCGACCTTTTTCACCTGATACATGTAGAATATGTTTTCATGGGAGCTGTGTGAGATTTTCCAGTCTTGTAATTTGCAGTGTGTTTATTGATTTCAATTACCCTGAGTATCTTGATACCGCGTTTGTGGATTTTATCTTACATGAAATTCTGCATCCTCTTAATCTGAAGATAAACATGATTACGTGATTTAGGCAGTGACTAAGATGGGAGAATGGACTGATCTAGGAGTATTATCGTGCTGCTTTATGATAGTCACCATTTGGTAGATCCGTATAAAGATGATCTATCGTCACCATTTTGATACTAAGCATATATTATTATCATGCAGATTTGTACACGCCATTATCTCCAAAAGTATCATGGCACATTCAGAACAACGGAGACCTGTGGAAGCAAAAAGACGACGATGGCCAGTCTCCGAATTGCATCACAATCATCCGACAAGATTACTTCAAGTAGCTACATTGTCGCTTTTACAAACACTGCCTTCTCGATTTGCTTGTGTACAGATATAAGCTTTGGATGCGGTCTATGAGGCCAATTTGATCAGCTAGATTAACCCCCGATACTAGCTTGATGACTTAAGATGCAGTGATATGCCTGCATGTTAGTATAGCTCATATTTATTAtttatggtgatttgattttCACTTGTAAACTTGATTATGCTACATTTAGGGATGATTTCGAAACAACACAATTTTGATCTTGGCAATTGCAGACTCAAAAGTATTGAGCAGGAAGTTTTAGCTCATTATTTTCTAACTGAATTTGGGTCAATGTTTTTTCTTAATTGTCATCATCAGAATCTCCTATACATTAATATTCCATGTAATTCTAgatgcaattttcatcttggatCATTCGGAAAACCTCTTTTTGTTCCTAACACAAGGTTATGATGCATACATCCAACCCCCTTACGGTCTTACTTCACAATTTGCGAAAGTTAGTGGAGTAATTTTGTTGTTGCTGTAAATAAGTTATGTATTCATAGCTCTAGGACTGGACACCGGTCCAAAGCCGGACCGAAATCGACAAAAATTCCGGACCGGATTATAAAAATTCCAGACCGGGACCGGACCAAAAAATTcaggtccaagaccggaccggaattTGCCATAATATGCCACCTTTTCAAATTCCGATCCATTGGAGCGTATCGAACCGGTAGAATCGGATTATAATACTCctatatttttaagaaaaaaaaaataataataattccagTCCAAACCGGTCCCGGACTGGACATGACCGAAAAATGGAATCTTAGAAAATGTTGGACCGGAGATCGGACTGGAATTTTCAATTCCGGTAGATTCCGGTCCAGACAGGTCCATTTTCCCAGTCCGGACAAGATTTTGCCCACCCCTGATGgtcaacacaaattctcattgaagacggacactatccgtcacaagctgaagacggatagtgtctttctcacaaaatgcaaatggatagtgcaagtgggggGAAATAGATACCCCACTTGCCttcccacttgcattttgtgagagagtTACTATCCGTTTTcagtttgtgacggatagtggTCGTCTTCAATAAGAAGGACTGGATACTCAATGAGACCAAAACGGAGCAGTAGAGTGCAGCAAAAACAAAAGCATCCTTTCAACTATGAGATCCACAAGATATCCACCTATAAAGTGCCTCAATTCTATGTTTGACTAGTATACGATTAGGGTACATGGTGATCATAACTACAAATCTACAACCTCAAATTTGTTGGCAAAGTATTGGTTGTAAGAATGTAAATCTCGCTACCGGTT from Silene latifolia isolate original U9 population chromosome 3, ASM4854445v1, whole genome shotgun sequence harbors:
- the LOC141647179 gene encoding putative magnesium transporter NIPA6 — its product is MYSSNLKGVILACVSSAFIGSSFIIKKKGLKRAGASGRRAGVGGYGYLFEPLWWVGMITMIVGEIANFVAYIYAPAALVTPLGALSIIVSAVLADCLLDEKLKKMGMLGCLLCIVGSTIIVLHAPGERELNSVDEIWGLAIQPAFLLYTASVIAVAVVLVLYCAPRYGQTNILVYIGICSIVGSLTVMSVKAIGIAIKLTLDGANQFKYFQSWIFGMVSVTCIIVQLNFLNMALDTFNTAVVSPIYYALFTSFTILASAIMFKDYYGQSASDIASELCGFITVLSGTTILHSTRDPDQPITDLYTPLSPKVSWHIQNNGDLWKQKDDDGQSPNCITIIRQDYFK